A stretch of Podospora bellae-mahoneyi strain CBS 112042 chromosome 5, whole genome shotgun sequence DNA encodes these proteins:
- a CDS encoding hypothetical protein (BUSCO:EOG092651K1; EggNog:ENOG503P3W8; COG:S), with protein MAFPNKYTHRKVAETSAKSCEICYKPSSSVLITPDSKDWFYVCPSHLKDTGFCTPKIDHAAIEARKKKELEDEIERVKKEYEEKQKKKKEKAEKKEDKEDKDDKDEKDDTKKTDDKDKDKAAATVRSANSPASSSLLPLAVSCRVPVLTVLQKKEETSASPAEEEEPRVFELKPTFFQQRLFKKRQAEIAKRNRERLRDPNYFPSVPKNLP; from the exons ATGGCGTTTCCAAACAAGTACACACACCGCAAGGTTGCCGAGACCTCGGCCAAGTCATGCGAGATTTGCTACAAGCCCAGCTCCAGTGTCCTGATCACACCGGACAGCAAAGACTGGTTCTACGTCTGTCCTTCTCATCTCAAAGACACAGGCTTCTGCACCCCCAAGATCGACCATGCCGCCATCGAAGcgcgcaagaagaaggagctggaagacGAGATTGAgcgggtgaagaaggagtaCGAAGAGaaacagaagaagaagaaggaaaaggcagagaagaaggaggacaaggaggacaaggacgacaaggacgagaaggatgacaccaaaaagacagatgacaaggacaaggacaaggcggCAGCAACGGTTAGATCCGCCAactctcccgcctcctcctccctcctccccctggcGGTGTCGTGTCGTGTGCCTGTGCTAACGGTCTTGcagaaaaaagaggagaCATCAGCTTCAccagccgaggaggaagagcctCGCGTGTTTGAACTCAAACC CACCTTTTTCCAACAGCGGCTGTTCAAGAAGAGGCAAGCCGAGATCGCCAAACGGAACCGAGAAAGACTGCGCGATCCAAACTATTTCCCTTCGGTGCCCAAGAACTTGCCTTGA
- a CDS encoding hypothetical protein (EggNog:ENOG503NVYS; COG:K) encodes MPAKLNVETLQSVFQTRPDILAGIQEAADTPARVGLFNEIASFVYERIATASDHGSTQDDNGPAAKRRRVDIAQVQPSQQTQSNGSTAGGGVSLDAATSEQVLLEVKDISASAPQRKKYDVCFTKNFLYASVSGSSTPVQGIVYPWKEIEHIFYLPVPEKSTVQHNYVVLPRNSYLPTRTAKPAAGAAPTSPAALEPFVFTVPGAAPKPGSIGGASAKTAEAVSDSYSTLFHWALATSLKSAGNHSCSIVASDPKLFHSVTRQAHRPTEKAVHVKAFRGSKDGYLFFLPTGILWGFKKPIVFLPLDRIVALSFTSVLARTFNIVVELDVDESGNVEKEIEFGMLDKEDFEGINANYVQRHGLADKSMAENRKAKRELAENNKTTGEENGADGTGEGEAENAQTAGMTELEKAQWEAEQRLQDEEDEDEEDYDPGSEGESEGSGTSSEEEDDEDAEGGEDDDDDENDLDGEGMDED; translated from the exons ATGCCGGCAAAGCTCAATGTTGAGACTCTCCAATCAGTCTTCCAAACGCGACCAGACATCCTCGCGGGCATCCAGGAAGCCGCCG ACACTCCAGCGCGTGTCGGACTGTTCAACGAGATCGCCAGCTTTGTATACGAGCGCATTGCCACGGCCTCCGACCATGGCTCTACACAAGACGACAACGGCCCGGCCGCCAAACGAAGACGGGTCGATATCGCACAAGTACAGCCGTCGCAACAGACACAGTCGAACGGGAGTAcggcgggaggaggtgtaAGTCTTGACGCAGCTACCTCAGAACAGGTGCTGCTCGAGGTCAAGGATATTTCCGCATCGGCGCCACAGCGCAAAAAGTACGATGTGTGCTTCACCAAGAACTTTTTGTACGCAAGCGTGTCCGGCAGCTCTACGCCTGTGCAGGGGATCGTGTACCCATGGAAGGAGATTG AGCACATCTTCTATCTCCCAGTCCCCGAAAAGTCCACAGTTCAACACAACTACGTCGTCCTCCCCCGCAACAGCTACCTTCCTACTCGAACGGCCAAACCCGCCGCGGGTGCTGCGCCGACGAGTCCAGCCGCTCTCGAACCGTTCGTCTTCACTGTCCCCGGGGCAGCTCCAAAGCCAGGCTCGATCGGGGGCGCCTCCGCCAAGACGGCAGAAGCCGTGTCGGACAGTTACAGTACACTGTTCCACTGGGCGCTGGCAACTTCTCTCAAATCCGCAGGGAACCACTCTTGCAGCATTGTTGCGTCGGACCCAAAACTTTTCCACTCGGTAACGAGGCAAGCCCATCGCCCCACGGAAAAGGCGGTGCACGTCAAGGCCTTCAGGGGGAGCAAAGATGGGTacctgttcttcttgccgACGGGGATACTGTGGGGGTTCAAGAAGCCGATTGTGTTCTTGCCACTGGATAGGATCGTGGCGTTGAGCTTCACTTCGGTGCTGGCGAGGACGTTCAACATTGTGGTTGAGCTCGACGTGGACGAGTCGGGCAatgtggagaaggagattgagttTGGCATGCTGGACAAAGAGGACTTTGAGGGGATCAATGCTAATTACGTGCAACGGCACGGTCTGGCGGATAAGAGCATGGCTGAAAATCGCAAGGCCAAGAGGGAGCTGGCCGAGAATAATAAAACCACTGGTGAGGAGAATGGTGCTGATGGAACcggggaaggagaggcgGAGAATGCGCAGACTGCGGGCATGACAGAGCTGGAAAAGGCACAGTGGGAGGCAGAGCAGCGGTTacaggatgaagaagatgaagacgaagaggatTATGATCCTGGGAGTGAGGGTGAAAGCGAAGGAAGTGGGACATCgagtgaagaggaagacgatgaagatgcagaaggcggcgaggatgatgatgatgatgagaatgacTTGGATGGGGAGGGCATGGATGAGGACTAA
- a CDS encoding hypothetical protein (EggNog:ENOG503PZY2; COG:O; MEROPS:MER0080922), whose protein sequence is MHFPQGWSILLCLLVSATSTAAAKADPASAARRSRDAENGIVRLPMRKRSPSQQQSRSSRGFPHAQRLPAHYTSDYYSTSTTSSAPPAATLAQANLTSIFKEMAYGIKMWIGEPAQAVTLDFDTGSSETWVSPHCTMVGWNPSYEKLCRSLGMYLPQQSETVISMNKTFPSKYITYGSGETHIEFYKDAISFNGERDFIQPVVFTALTSQTDPSEYYDDEMFSLRQPVQFGVATWSSGMISGIFGVAYGEGYNQNYSGMIDAMYSQKLIRDKDFSFSLGSVDDENGEIVFGGVDMAKFRGPLHGVEMASQLNQEEDGYYRYWINLTYIGVTQPGSCLSMPVTEHSFEERFLPDTGTTLTYVPNHVFENIKRFFPDAVDNATYGTIVDCSHLHAEGSVDFGFGNQTIRVPYRDFIFQLEPGVFGDNEETLCLLGVVPSWDQFYILGDTFLRSVYALFRQKEHKIYFAQYQNCGTNIISTHGIGQFHGDCEEGSDAPSSADDDSKHGELSSTSSESWVMTQASSSSSSYSASKCTSYSTGAYSAVPTSTSSYDPWTEEPWGTTTTMIWDTASSTSDISWESSTTTDDSWSWTTDDSWSWTDSLSTSLVSIESDLTGTDWDWTTTPISMESMPTIGTEDWTSLDFETWTDEDKKVHVTGKPVLGQGGIPTVSPTLRRRGKKGRADRSSPTDAAAMKPAMTVSTGPKETLVIDAGNGKEKVTVVGGAVQGQ, encoded by the exons ATGCACTTCCCCCAAGGCTGGAGCATCCTGCTGTGCCTTCTAGTGTCCGCAACATCAACCGCTGCTGCAAAGGCGGACCCGGCGTCTGCAGCTAGACGTTCCAGGGATGCCGAAAATGGCATTGTTCGCTTGCCGATGAGAAAACGAAGCCCCAGTCAACAGCAGTCCAGATCAAGCCGTGGGTTCCCTCATGCACAGCGCCTTCCGGCGCATTATACCTCCGACTACTACAGCACAAGCACAACATCCTCCGCCCCGCCTGCAGCTACACTTGCCCAGGCCAACCTGACCAGCATATTCAAGGAGATGGCCTATGGCATCAAGA TGTGGATTGGAGAGCCCGCTCAGGCCGTGACCCTCGACTTCGATACTGGTTCTTCCGAAACATGGGTCAGTCCACACTGCACCATGGTTGGTTGGAATCCGTCCTACGAGAAGCTCTGCCGGTCACTGGGCATGTATCTGCCACAGCAGTCGGAAACTGTGATCAGCATGAACAAGACCTTTCCATCCAAGTACATCACGTACGGCAGCGGGGAAACGCACATTGAATTCTACAAGGATGCCATCAGCTTCAACGGTGAGCGAGACTTCATCCAGCCGGTCGTTTTCACT GCACTGACGAGCCAGACAGATCCATCCGAGTACTATGACGACGAAATGTTCTCGCTCAGGCAGCCGGTTCAGTTTGGAGTGGCGACGTGGTCGTCGGGCATGATCTCGGGCATTTTTGGAGTGGCATATGGAGAGGGATACAACCAAAACTACAGCGGCATGATCGATGCCATGTATTCACAGAAGCTAATTCGAGACAAGGATTTCAGCTTCTCGCTTGGAAGCGTAGATGATGAAAATG GCGAGATTGTCTTTGGCGGTGTCGACATGGCCAAATTCAGAGGGCCCCTCCACGGCGTGGAGATGGCAAGCCAGCTCAAccaggaagaggatggttACTACCGGTACTGGATCAACCTCACCTACATCGGCGTCACCCAACCCGGGTCGTGCCTGTCCATGCCTGTGACCGAACACAGCTTCGAAGAACGCTTTCTCCCCGATACAGGTACCACCCTCACATACGTGCCAAACCATGTATTCGAAAACATCAAAAGGTTCTTCCCAGACGCCGTGGACAATGCAACATACGGTACCATTGTCGATTGTTCCCACCTCCACGCCGAGGGGAGCGTTGATTTCGGCTTTGGGAACCAAACCATTCGTGTGCCCTACAGAGACTTTATTTTCCAGCTTGAACCAGGTGTGTTTGGTGACAACGAGGAAACCCTCTGTCTCCTGGGCGTTGTCCCTTCCTGGGATCAGTTTTACATTCTTGGAGATACGTTCCTGCGGTCGGTATACG CTCTTTTCCGACAGAAGGAGCACAAGATCTACTTTGCTCAATACCAAAACTGCGGCACCAACATCATATCGACCCATGGCATCGGCCAGTTTCACGGCGACTGTGAAGAGGGGTCCGACGCGCCCTCTTCGGCCGACGACGACTCGAAACATGGGGAGctctcctcgacctcctcagAAAGCTGGGTGATGACACAAGCCTCgagctcttcttcctcgtaTTCAGCCTCGAAATGCACCTCGTACTCTACTGGCGCCTACTCGGCCGTCCCCACTTCCACCAGCAGCTACGACCCCTGGACCGAGGAACCTTGgggaaccaccaccaccatgattTGGGACAccgccagcagcacctcAGATATCTCCTGGGAaagctccaccaccacagatGATTCGTGGTCTTGGACGACGGATGATTCTTGGTCCTGGACAGACagcctctccacctccctagTCAGCATCGAGTCCGACTTGACCGGCACAGACTGGGATTGGACCACCACTCCCATTTCCATGGAATCGATGCCGACAATTGGCACCGAGGATTGGACATCGCTTGATTTCGAGACGTGGACggacgaggacaagaaagTGCATGTGACGGGAAAACCTGTCTTGGGTCAGGGCGGTATCCCAACAGTGAGCCCGACTTTGAGACGGCGCGGGAAGAAGGGAAGAGCCGACCGGTCCTCCCCGACAGATGCGGCGGCCATGAAGCCGGCGATGACGGTCAGCACGGGGCCGAAGGAGACATTGGTGATTGATGCTGGAAATGGCAAGGAAAAAGTGACGGTGGTCGGCGGTGCTGTGCAAGGTCAGTAA